A single Ctenopharyngodon idella isolate HZGC_01 chromosome 22, HZGC01, whole genome shotgun sequence DNA region contains:
- the pgd gene encoding 6-phosphogluconate dehydrogenase, decarboxylating yields the protein MRKFIRDGAAVVKTQIESVILRRIQPSTMAQADIALIGLAVMGQNLVLNMNDHGFVVCAFNRTVSKVHDFLNNEAKGTKVIGAESLEDMVSKLKKPRRIILLVKAGQAVDDFIDKLVPLLEPGDIIIDGGNSEYRDTTRRCKSLKEKNLLFVGSGVSGGEDGARYGPSLMPGGHKDAWPHIKEIFQSIAAKVGTGEPCCDWVGDEGAGHFVKMVHNGIEYGDMQLICEAYHLMKDVLCMDHDEMAQAFEQWNKTELDSFLIEITANILKFKDADGTHLLPKIRDSAGQKGTGKWTAISALEYGTPVTLIGEAVFARCLSSLKDERVQASKSLSGPQGVKFTGNKTQFLEDIRKALYASKIISYAQGFMLLRQAAVEFGWSLNYGAIALMWRGGCIIRSVFLGKIKEAFDRNSELQSLLLDNFFSKAVQDCQDSWRRVVSTGVQQGIPMPCFTTALSFYDGYRHDMLPANLLQAQRDYFGAHTYELLSNPGKFIHTNWTGHGGKVSSSSYNA from the exons ATGAGGAAGTTCATCAGAGACGGTGCTGCAGTAGTGAAAACCCAGATCGAAAGTGTCATTTTAAGACGAATCCAACCTTCAACCATGGCTCA AGCGGATATTGCTCTCATTGGTCTGGCTGTGATGGGTCAGAATCTGGTCCTGAACATGAATGACCATGGGTTTGTG GTCTGTGCGTTCAACAGGACCGTCTCCAAGGTTCATGACTTTTTAAACAATGAAGCCAAAGGCACTAAGGTGATCGGGGCCGAGTCCCTTGAAGACATGGTGTCTAAACTCAAAAAACCTCGTCGCATCATCCTCCTCGTCAAGGCTGGACAGGCTGTCGATGACTTCATCGATAAACTG GTTCCTCTTCTTGAACCTGGTGACATTATTATTGATGGTGGAAATTCAGAGTACAGAGATACAACG AGACGTTGTAAGAGCTTGAAGGAGAAGAATCTTCTGTTTGTGGGAAGTGGAGTGAGTGGAGGAGAAGATGGGGCGCGTTATGGACCTTCGCTGATGCCTGGAGGACATAAGGATGCCTG GCCACACATAAAAGAGATTTTTCAGAGCATTGCCGCCAAGGTGGGCACAGGAGAGCCGTGCTGCGACTGG GTTGGAGATGAAGGAGCAGGACACTTTGTTAAGATGGTCCATAATGGAATTGAATACGGTGATATGCAGCTGATCTGTGAGGCTTATCATCTGATGAAGGATGTGCTGTGTATGGACCATGACGAAATGGCTCAG GCCTTCGAGCAATGGAATAAGACAGAGCTGGACTCTTTCCTCATTGAAATCACTGCCAACATCCTGAAATTTAAGGACGCAGATGGCACTCACCTGCTGCCCAAAATCAGAGACAGCGCCGGGCAGAAAGGCACAGGGAAATGGACGGCCATTTCCGCTTTGGAATACGGCACACCTGTCACATTGATCG GGGAAGCTGTCTTTGCCAGATGTCTGTCCTCTCTGAAGGATGAGAGGGTTCAGGCCAGTAAGAGCCTCTCCGGCCCCCAGGGTGTCAAGTTCACCGGAAACAAGACACAGTTTCTTGAAGATATTAGAAAG GCTTTGTACGCCTCAAAGATCATTTCGTATGCTCAAGGCTTCATGCTGCTGCGACAGGCTGCAGTAGAGTTTGGCTGGTCTCTTAACTACGGCGCTATTGCCCTGATGTGGAGAGGCGGATGCATCATCCGCAG TGTTTTCTTGGGAAAAATCAAGGAAGCGTTTGACCGGAACTCAGAGCTGCAGAGTTTGCTGCTGGATAACTTCTTCAGTAAGGCTGTTCAGGACTGTCAG GACTCATGGCGTAGGGTAGTAAGTACAGGTGTGCAGCAGGGGATCCCCATGCCGTGTTTCACCACCGCCCTGTCCTTCTACGATGGTTATAGGCACGACATGCTCCCAGCAAACCTGCTGCAG GCACAGAGGGACTACTTCGGTGCCCATACGTATGAGCTGCTATCAAACCCTGGGAAGTTCATCCACACTAACTGGACAGGACACGGAGGAAAAGTGTCGTCATCATCCTATAACGCCTAA
- the sst6 gene encoding somatostatin 6 has product MTMGAGWDNRSAVERSMFIVRMLLSLFPLLLVVWNGEALPVPDKLSQTNEILTKDQKDLLTKMMTDMAELNLTSKELADLDPDFLNGKLGEDSVVVQPTPKDKSPCKLFFWKSFSSC; this is encoded by the exons ATGACAATGGGAGCTGGATGGGACAATCGCTCAGCGGTCGAGAGAAGCATGTTCATTGTGCGGATGCTGCTGAGCCTGTTTCCTCTACTCCTTGTGGTCTGGAATGGTGAGGCACTACCTGTACCAGACAAACTATCACAAACCAATGAG ATACTTACCAAAGACCAAAAGGACTTGTTGACGAAGATGATGACAGATATGGCAGAGCTGAACCTCACTAGTAAAGAACTAGCTGATCTTGACCCTGATTTTCTGAATGGCAAACTGGGAGAGGATTCTGTTGTTGTACAGCCAACCCCTAAAGATAAATCTCCATGCAAGCTCTTCTTCTGGAAGTCCTTTTCCTCATGTTAA